The DNA segment GGGATGCCGACAGTCTTGCCACCCTCACCGACACAGATATCCTGACCGACGGCATGAATTCCGCAGGGCTGTATGCTGCCGATGGCGGCAACATTCAGTTCCTCGGCGGTACTGTTACCACCGGAAACAGCGTGGCTTTTCAGGTATTAAACGGCGGTCGTATTAACCTTGAAAACACCACGCTGACGAGCGCGGGTACGGGCAAAGCCATGGTATCGGTCAGCGGCAGCGGCTCTGAAATCACCGGCAACGGGCTGACTCTAAGGGGGTCGGGTTCCGATGCTACCGGTTTCTCCGTGGCAGACCACGCCGTTGTCTCACTGAGCGATGTGGATCTGGAACTCACAGAAGGCTACAGCGCTCTGACCGTAAACAGCGCGGATGCAAACTTCACTCACTTCTCTGTAAAACAGACATCCGGGGGGGCACAGAGCGTAATTTATGCTCAGGGTGATGCCTCAAAAACGGCCACTATTACGCTCACCGACAGCCACGTTGAGGCCACCGGCGCCAACGATACGCTCATTAACGCCAACAACAACAGCCATATCACCCTGAACGGCGGTGATTACGCTTCGTCCGGTGACTACTTCACCACCCTTTCCACCTCCTCAGTCAACAGCACCCTTGATGCCAGCGGCATTACGGTGATCACTAATGGCAACACTTCTCACGGTGTGAATAACCGCGGCGTGATGAACCTGGCGGACAGCAGCATTACTGTTAACGGCAATGCATCGAACGCGTTGTATTCCGAAGGCACGTTAACCGCCTTCGACATGACGCTGAGTACATCAGGTTCTGATGCGGGTGCAATAAGTGCAGCGCGCGGCGGGTCTGTGACTCTGCATAAAGCAACAGCAGAAACCACCGGTGCGCGGGGTTATGGCGTGGTGAACTATGCCAGCTCGCATATCACGGCGACGGATCTTACCGCCACAACCACTGGCGAAGGTTCACACGCCCTGCTGGTCTACAGCGACAGCGATTTATCGCTGACTGACTCGAACGTTGAGGCTCAGGGCGCTGGCAGCGTGGCCTTGTATGCGATGGGCGCAGGTGGCGCAAATCCACAAATCACCGTTAACCTGCGAAACAGCCAGCTTTCAAGCGTACAAAATCAGGGGCTGTATGCGACGGGTGCGAATCTGATGGTTAACCTGTCCGACGGTGCATCGTTTAGCGGTGGCAACGGGCAACTGGCGACCGTACGCAGCGGGATGGCCGGCACCGATGTCGTGAATTCAACGATTACGCTGAACGCCGACGGCGGTTCAACGCTGACCGGTGACATTCTGACGGACGGCGGTATATCAACGGTGGATATCAACCTCAGCAATGCTTCGCAGTGGACCGGCGCATCCCTCATGGCCAACGATCTGGATATCGACGATACCAGCCTGTGGGATATGACCGCCAGCTCTTCGATTTCAGCGCTCAACCTTAATGGCACCGTTAATTTCCGTCCGCAAAATACCGGATTCTCCACCCTGACGGTGAATAACAATCTGACCGGAGGTGGGCTTTTTGTTATCAATACCCAACTCGGTGATGATAATTCACCAACCGATAAAATCGATGTCAAAGGCGATGCTACCGGCGATTATCGTTTAACGGTGAATAACGCAGGCGGCACCGGTGCTCTCACGACGGGCGACGGTATCGAGGTGGTGAACATCGACGGCACGTCACAGGGAAGTTTCAGTCTGACAGGCCGTGTTGCAGCCGGTGCTTATGAATATCAGTTGCAACAGGGTGGGACGCAGGATGCTAACGACTGGTATCTGCGTTCTTCTTACCTGCCACCTGATCCGGATCCAACACCAGACCCGGACCCGACACCTGATCCAGATCCTACGCCTGATCCTGACCCGACACCTGCGCCAACCCCAGCTGATGGCGATACCCCGTGGCGCGCCGAAGTACCGGGCTATGCTGCCGCGCCGTGGCTGATTCAGCGTTATGCTTTCGATGCGCTGGGCACTTACCACCAGCGTAC comes from the Enterobacteriaceae bacterium Kacie_13 genome and includes:
- a CDS encoding autotransporter outer membrane beta-barrel domain-containing protein: MITDPISRPTLSRPSCRKSLLASLIFSSIFTCAETARAQGQVVITKGGEVTLSEALIETQGDNKTGVSVRDADSLATLTDTDILTDGMNSAGLYAADGGNIQFLGGTVTTGNSVAFQVLNGGRINLENTTLTSAGTGKAMVSVSGSGSEITGNGLTLRGSGSDATGFSVADHAVVSLSDVDLELTEGYSALTVNSADANFTHFSVKQTSGGAQSVIYAQGDASKTATITLTDSHVEATGANDTLINANNNSHITLNGGDYASSGDYFTTLSTSSVNSTLDASGITVITNGNTSHGVNNRGVMNLADSSITVNGNASNALYSEGTLTAFDMTLSTSGSDAGAISAARGGSVTLHKATAETTGARGYGVVNYASSHITATDLTATTTGEGSHALLVYSDSDLSLTDSNVEAQGAGSVALYAMGAGGANPQITVNLRNSQLSSVQNQGLYATGANLMVNLSDGASFSGGNGQLATVRSGMAGTDVVNSTITLNADGGSTLTGDILTDGGISTVDINLSNASQWTGASLMANDLDIDDTSLWDMTASSSISALNLNGTVNFRPQNTGFSTLTVNNNLTGGGLFVINTQLGDDNSPTDKIDVKGDATGDYRLTVNNAGGTGALTTGDGIEVVNIDGTSQGSFSLTGRVAAGAYEYQLQQGGTQDANDWYLRSSYLPPDPDPTPDPDPTPDPDPTPDPDPTPAPTPADGDTPWRAEVPGYAAAPWLIQRYAFDALGTYHQRTGGNVNHKNGTWGRISAQHLNADAGRFSYDTDTWFAQFGTDLWENRIEDKHHRAGWLITIGNMKTDSRDAARAVNPVLSVNTGSIDTVAYSLGGYYTQESRDGSYVDIVSQATWYHTNYQSLVDATQHGFGIASSAEGGKPFAAYADWRIEPQLQMKLQYLNLDGFSDAISQVSGASGTHAQVRTGLRLYRENTLWTPYATLDALTDMGSSLTVSVASQPVSADFSSGQWQAGAGISASLGEDSAVYLDTRYMRAFDGAQEGYSGNLGVKVTF